One window from the genome of Equus przewalskii isolate Varuska unplaced genomic scaffold, EquPr2 ChrUn-13, whole genome shotgun sequence encodes:
- the SEC22B gene encoding vesicle-trafficking protein SEC22b, which yields MVLLTMIARVADGLPLAASMQEDEQSGRDLQQYQSQAKQLFRKLNEQSPTRCTLEAGAMTFHYIIEQGVCYLVLCEAAFPKKLAFAYLEDLHSEFDEQHGKKVPTVSRPYSFIEFDTYIQKTKKLYIDSRARRNLGSINTELQDVQRIMVANIEEVLQRGEALSALDSKANNLSSLSKKYRQDAKYLNMRSTYAKLAAVAVFFVMLIVYVRFWWL from the exons ATGGTGTTGCTCACGATGATCGCCCGGGTGGCAGACGGGCTCCCGCTGGCCGCCTCGATGCAGGAGGACGAACAG TCTGGCCGCGACCTTCAGCAGTACCAGAGTCAGGCTAAGCAGCTCTTCCGAAAGCTGAATGAACAGTCCCCTACCAGATGTACCTTGGAAGCTGGTGCCATGACTTTCCA CTACATCATTGAGCAGGGAGTGTGCTACTTGGTTTTGTGTGAGGCTGCCTTTCCTAAGAAGTTGGCTTTTGCCTACCTAGAAGATTTACACTCTGAGTTTGATGAACAGCATGGAAAGAAGGTGCCCACTGTGTCTCGACCCTATTCCTTTATTGAGTTTG ATACCTACATTCAGAAAACCAAGAAGCTCTACATTGACAGTCGTGCTCGGAGAAACCTGGGCTCGATCAACACTGAATTGCAAGATGTGCAGAGGATCATGGTGGCCAATATTGAAGAAGTGTTACAACGGGGAGAAGCACTCTCAG CTTTGGATTCAAAGGCTAACAATTTGTCCAGTCTGTCTAAGAAATACCGCCAGGATGCAAAGTACTTGAACATGCGTTCCACTTATGCCAAACTTGCAGCAGTAGCTGTATTTTTCGTCATGTTAATAGTGTATGTGCGATTCTGGTGGCTGTGA